One segment of Streptomyces roseifaciens DNA contains the following:
- a CDS encoding ABC transporter substrate-binding protein, with translation MPISRRLLLTGGAALALTGCGSDTGRGDKGPGRPRLSHWYHQYGEAGTRQAVGRYAAAYDKADVRIEWRPGNYDQQTAAALLTDSGPDVFEVDGPTLDQIRGGQVTDLTALLDGVKDDFHHAVLAPKTWDGRVWGVPQAIDTQLLYYRRSLLEKAGVRPPRTLDELVDAAGRLTSGPVKGLFLGNDGGAGVLGGTPLYAAGLSLVTADGKPGFDDPAAARTLGKLHRLHAGKSLLLGAPADWSDPAALVQGLTAMQWSGLWALPQVKKALGDDFGVLPFPADGPAGKPAVPVGAYAAAVSARSARRKEAEAYVKWLWVDRTDHQEDFALSYGFHIPARTSLAAKAAKLKGGAAAEVVRFTTDHGYAQPLLWTVAARTAYQDALSRIIKDGADPERELKAVVRRTADELRRAGKKP, from the coding sequence ATGCCGATCAGCCGCAGACTGCTCTTGACCGGTGGTGCCGCGCTCGCACTGACCGGGTGCGGGTCCGACACCGGGCGGGGCGACAAGGGACCGGGCAGACCCCGGCTCTCCCACTGGTACCACCAGTACGGCGAGGCCGGCACCCGGCAGGCCGTGGGACGGTACGCCGCCGCGTACGACAAGGCCGACGTGCGGATCGAGTGGCGGCCCGGCAACTACGACCAGCAGACCGCCGCCGCCCTGCTCACGGACTCCGGGCCGGACGTCTTCGAGGTCGACGGCCCGACGCTGGACCAGATCCGCGGCGGGCAGGTCACCGACCTCACCGCCCTGCTGGACGGCGTGAAGGACGACTTCCACCACGCGGTGCTCGCCCCCAAGACCTGGGACGGGCGGGTGTGGGGCGTCCCGCAGGCGATCGACACCCAGCTGCTCTACTACCGCCGGAGCCTGCTGGAGAAGGCCGGGGTGCGCCCGCCGCGGACCCTGGACGAGCTCGTCGACGCCGCCGGGAGGCTCACCTCCGGCCCGGTCAAGGGCCTCTTCCTGGGCAACGACGGCGGCGCGGGCGTCCTCGGCGGCACGCCCCTGTACGCGGCGGGCCTCTCGCTCGTCACCGCCGACGGCAAGCCCGGCTTCGACGACCCGGCCGCCGCCCGCACCCTCGGCAAGCTGCACCGGCTCCACGCCGGGAAGTCCCTGCTGCTGGGCGCGCCCGCCGACTGGTCCGACCCTGCGGCGCTCGTCCAGGGCCTCACCGCCATGCAGTGGTCCGGGCTGTGGGCCCTGCCGCAGGTGAAGAAGGCGCTCGGTGACGACTTCGGGGTGCTGCCCTTCCCCGCCGACGGGCCCGCGGGCAAGCCGGCCGTGCCCGTCGGCGCGTACGCCGCGGCGGTCAGCGCCCGCAGCGCGCGGCGGAAGGAGGCCGAGGCGTACGTGAAGTGGCTGTGGGTCGACCGCACCGACCACCAGGAGGACTTCGCGCTCTCCTACGGCTTCCACATCCCCGCCCGCACCTCGCTGGCGGCGAAGGCGGCCAAGCTCAAGGGGGGTGCGGCGGCGGAGGTCGTACGGTTCACCACCGACCACGGCTACGCCCAGCCGCTGCTGTGGACGGTCGCCGCGCGGACCGCCTACCAGGACGCGCTCAGCCGGATCATCAAGGACGGGGCCGATCCGGAGCGCGAGCTGAAGGCGGTCGTGCGCCGCACCGCGGACGAGCTGCGGCGCGCCGGGAAGAAGCCCTGA
- a CDS encoding APC family permease — MSLLAHGNRRPGAADEEPPDTGAARPSAEDRHRLTATQGLAALSLDAMASVAYGPESIVLVLAAAGAYGLGFTLPVTLAIAALLAVLVASYRQVIAAFPDGGGSYAVAKRHLGRRTGLVTAASLVLDYVLNVAVSVTAGVAALTSAFPSLYGDRLWICLAVLALVTGVNLRGIVESAKWFMVPTAVFVGSILTMIVAGLLRDAPASTEAAAGHASVLTGNATAVGALLLLKAFAAGCSALTGVEAVANAVPSFRAPAQRRAQRTEVALGALLGVMLIGLSVLIGRFHLQPAEGVTVLAQLADASLGHNWAFYVVQFATVVLLALAANTSFGGLPVLMALLARDNYLPHVFGLKADRQVHRHGVLALAAVSALLLLFSGGDVNTLVPLFAIGVFVGFTICQVGMVRHWRQERSAGWRGKALLNGFGALLTGVSAVVVTATKFEEGAWLIVLALPLIVLAFETVHRAYGRIGERLGLGRVPEAPRRCHSVVVVPVSSLSRLTSKALTAAVSLGDEVVAVTAVQPDAEGARAAESLRRDWELWNPGVDLVELPAPTRALGRPIVDYVHELTARHPDNRVTVLIPEVEPAHVWQRLLQNQRGAVVAHAVRRDTDAVICRLRFRTGAEPAPRKA; from the coding sequence ATGTCCCTGCTTGCCCACGGGAACCGGCGGCCCGGTGCGGCCGACGAGGAGCCGCCCGATACCGGCGCCGCGCGGCCTTCCGCCGAGGACCGACACCGGCTGACCGCCACTCAGGGACTCGCGGCCCTGTCCCTGGACGCGATGGCGTCGGTGGCCTACGGCCCCGAGTCGATCGTCCTGGTGCTGGCCGCGGCGGGCGCGTACGGACTGGGCTTCACGCTCCCGGTCACGCTCGCGATCGCCGCCCTGCTGGCGGTGCTCGTCGCCTCGTACCGGCAGGTCATCGCGGCGTTCCCGGACGGCGGCGGCTCGTACGCGGTCGCCAAGCGGCACCTCGGCCGGCGCACCGGCCTGGTGACCGCGGCCTCCCTGGTGCTGGACTACGTGCTGAACGTGGCGGTGTCGGTCACCGCCGGCGTCGCGGCCCTGACCTCCGCCTTCCCCTCCCTCTACGGCGACCGGCTGTGGATCTGCCTGGCCGTGCTGGCCCTGGTGACCGGGGTGAACCTGCGCGGCATCGTGGAGTCCGCGAAGTGGTTCATGGTGCCGACGGCCGTCTTCGTCGGCTCGATCCTGACGATGATCGTGGCCGGGCTGCTGCGGGACGCCCCCGCGAGCACCGAGGCCGCCGCCGGGCACGCCTCCGTGCTCACCGGCAACGCCACGGCCGTCGGCGCGCTGCTGCTCCTGAAGGCCTTCGCCGCGGGCTGTTCCGCCCTGACCGGCGTGGAGGCCGTGGCCAATGCCGTGCCGTCCTTCCGCGCCCCGGCGCAGCGGCGGGCCCAGCGCACGGAGGTCGCGCTCGGCGCCCTGCTGGGCGTCATGCTGATCGGCCTGTCGGTGCTGATCGGCCGCTTCCACCTGCAGCCGGCCGAGGGCGTCACCGTCCTCGCCCAGCTCGCCGACGCCTCGCTCGGCCACAACTGGGCCTTCTACGTGGTGCAGTTCGCCACCGTCGTCCTGCTCGCGCTGGCCGCGAACACCTCCTTCGGCGGGCTGCCGGTCCTGATGGCGCTGCTGGCCCGGGACAACTACCTGCCGCACGTCTTCGGCCTGAAGGCCGACCGGCAGGTGCACCGGCACGGCGTGCTGGCCCTGGCCGCGGTCTCCGCTCTGCTGCTGCTCTTCTCCGGCGGCGACGTCAACACCCTCGTGCCGCTGTTCGCGATCGGGGTGTTCGTGGGCTTCACCATCTGCCAGGTGGGCATGGTGCGGCACTGGCGGCAGGAGCGCTCGGCCGGCTGGCGGGGCAAGGCGCTCCTCAACGGCTTCGGCGCGCTGCTGACGGGCGTGTCGGCGGTCGTGGTCACGGCCACGAAGTTCGAGGAGGGCGCCTGGCTGATCGTCCTGGCGCTGCCGCTGATCGTGCTGGCCTTCGAGACCGTCCACCGCGCGTACGGGCGGATCGGCGAGCGGCTGGGGCTGGGCCGGGTGCCCGAGGCGCCGCGCCGCTGCCACAGCGTGGTCGTCGTGCCCGTCTCCTCCCTCTCCCGGCTGACCAGCAAGGCCCTGACGGCCGCCGTGTCGCTGGGCGACGAGGTGGTCGCGGTGACCGCCGTCCAGCCCGATGCGGAGGGGGCGCGGGCCGCCGAGTCCCTGCGGCGCGACTGGGAGCTGTGGAACCCGGGCGTCGACCTGGTCGAACTGCCCGCGCCCACGCGCGCCCTGGGCCGCCCGATCGTGGACTACGTCCACGAGCTCACCGCCCGGCACCCCGACAACCGCGTCACCGTCCTCATCCCCGAGGTCGAGCCCGCGCACGTGTGGCAGCGGCTGCTGCAGAACCAGCGCGGCGCCGTCGTCGCCCACGCGGTGCGCCGCGACACGGACGCGGTGATCTGCCGCCTGCGCTTCCGCACAGGCGCGGAACCGGCCCCGCGAAAGGCCTGA
- a CDS encoding carbohydrate ABC transporter permease encodes MAAHGAQRRRRQALWFWAFTGPFVLGLALFTYVPLAWSVWLSFFDAHNTVSPTDFTGLDNYREVLGDPAFRSALGTFVLFTAFIVPATYVLSLGLALAVGRLRVAQAFFRSVFFLPTACSYVVAALVWKLSIFNGVRFGLANTVLGWFGAEQVAWLSTTDPPWYWLVLVTVRLWLQAGFYMVLFLAGLQRIPAQLYEAAAVDGARPGWQTFRHITFPALRATSVAVVLLLIVNAFQAFDEFYNLLSDARGYPPYARPPLVYLYYTALGQGQNLGLGSAGAVVLALVIAVVSVVQVRWFGLGRREA; translated from the coding sequence GTGGCGGCCCACGGTGCGCAGCGCAGGCGGCGGCAGGCCCTGTGGTTCTGGGCGTTCACCGGCCCCTTCGTCCTCGGCCTCGCCCTCTTCACCTACGTGCCCCTGGCCTGGAGCGTCTGGCTCAGCTTCTTCGACGCGCACAACACCGTCTCCCCCACCGACTTCACGGGCCTGGACAACTACCGCGAGGTGCTCGGCGATCCGGCCTTCCGCTCCGCGCTCGGCACCTTCGTGCTGTTCACGGCGTTCATCGTGCCGGCCACGTACGTGCTGTCGCTGGGGCTCGCGCTGGCGGTGGGGCGGCTGCGCGTCGCCCAGGCCTTCTTCCGGTCGGTGTTCTTCCTGCCGACGGCCTGCAGCTACGTGGTGGCGGCGCTGGTGTGGAAGCTGTCGATCTTCAACGGGGTGCGGTTCGGGCTGGCCAACACCGTCCTCGGCTGGTTCGGCGCCGAGCAGGTCGCATGGCTGTCGACCACCGACCCGCCCTGGTACTGGCTGGTCCTGGTCACCGTCCGGCTGTGGCTGCAGGCCGGCTTCTACATGGTGCTCTTCCTCGCCGGGCTGCAGCGCATCCCGGCGCAGCTGTACGAGGCGGCGGCCGTCGACGGGGCGCGGCCGGGGTGGCAGACCTTCCGGCACATCACCTTCCCGGCGCTGCGGGCCACGTCGGTCGCGGTGGTGCTGCTGCTGATCGTCAACGCCTTCCAGGCGTTCGACGAGTTCTACAACCTGCTGTCGGACGCGCGCGGCTACCCGCCCTACGCCCGGCCGCCGCTGGTCTACCTCTACTACACGGCGCTCGGGCAGGGGCAGAACCTCGGGCTGGGCAGCGCGGGCGCCGTCGTCCTGGCGCTGGTGATCGCGGTGGTGTCGGTGGTGCAGGTGCGCTGGTTCGGCCTGGGCAGGCGGGAAGCATGA